One stretch of Bombus vancouverensis nearcticus chromosome 16, iyBomVanc1_principal, whole genome shotgun sequence DNA includes these proteins:
- the Grip gene encoding glutamate receptor interacting protein, with protein sequence MFSSLRLTTMRSHKNRARPGSVATSASSDSARPDEITSQSYHTHSFLLLDDQDSPVSTPSSVSSKVAQVRVEREGGSLGVTLRGGVSRALVVTGVKSDGPAAKEGRVRPGDRLLAVDDTELRGLTLAEAQRALRRSSDAPVASLTIEYDVANMEEARAATSGSLLVQLERGLSGELGLTVRETPNGVYIESLRPASTADRCGALQPGDKLLAVDETPVQDAVTAAKLLRNNFDSRIARLQILPRPPSASQRTVKRRAQPQAQQTSNQTLQTKESLTVVLRPDHKGFGLALKLAEDRLNYVVSLLEAGGPAERSGVLLPGDKVLAINRRMLRDLQPAEVTGILETSQMIELVTEYKVGGPVVPSSGVFTVRVARPIGGQPDVGLTVNEDLIITEVRKGSLAYRTGSLAPGDRLLAIDGQKLDPGDLRQAAQLLHRPGNSVIALTVRKPDPTSETREYCKESSIGSDSVQQYPSGILRPARESLPSVDSAVDSWGELGENSGTGPEILRLWDTASVDSGQLDVHMPPYPGPQECSNSDRPQQIVHVSLHKDPVYEDFGFSVSDGLYERGVYINRLRPGGPCDGVLKPYDRILRVNEASTEDCDCCLAVPLIAAAGPRLDLTVARPVSPPNIIKTL encoded by the exons ATGTTCAGCTCGCTGAGACTGACCACCATGCGCTCGCATAAGAACCGTGCTCGGCCAGGAAGCGTGGCCACGTCCGCCAGTTCCGATTCAGCTCGACCCGACGAGATCACATCTCAGTCTTACCATACGCACAGTTTCTTGCTACTAGACGATCAGGACAGTCCTGTATCCACTCCTTCCAGTGTTTCCTCTAAAGTAGCTCAAGTTAGGGTGGAACGCGAAGGAGGAAGTCTCGGAGTTACCCTTAGGGGTGGAGTTTCTAGAGCTCTGGTAGTCACTGGAGTGAAATCTGATGGACCAGCGGCAAAAGAAGGAAGAGTTAGGCCTGGAGATAGATTATTAGCTGTGGATGATACTGAATTGAGAGGTTTGACCTTGGCAGAGGCTCAAAGAGCGCTTAGAAGAAGTTCCGATGCTCCTGTGGCTTCCTTGACTATCGAGTATGACGTTGCTAACATGGAAGAGGCCAGGGCAGCTACTTCCGGTTCCCTTCTGGTGCAATTGGAACGTGGACTCTCGG GTGAACTGGGTCTAACAGTAAGAGAAACACCAAACGGAGTCTACATTGAAAGTTTAAGACCAGCAAGTACCGCAGATCGCTGTGGCGCTCTGCAACCTGGAGACAAACTATTGGCAGTGGACGAAACCCCTGTCCAGGATGCAGTGACAGCCGCCAAACTGCTCAGAAACAACTTCGACTCTCGCATAGCTAGGTTACAGATCTTACCTAGGCCTCCTAGTGCTTCACAGAGAACGGTCAAGAGAAGGGCGCAGCCACAAGCGCAACAGACCTCCAATCAAACTCTGCAAACGAAAGAGAGCCTGACCGTGGTTCTTAGACCAGATCACAAAGGATTTGGACTTGCTTTAAAGCTCGCTGAAGATCGTCTAAATTATGTCGTCAGTCTATTAGAAGCTGGAGGTCCAGCCGAACGCAGCGGAGTGCTTTTACCTGGAGATAAAGTTCTTGCAATTAATCGTAGAATGCTCAGAGATCTTCAGCCAGCTGAGGTAACTGGCATTTTGGAAACTTCTCAAATG ATCGAGCTAGTAACGGAGTACAAGGTCGGTGGACCAGTTGTACCCAGCTCAGGAGTGTTCACAGTGCGAGTGGCGAGACCTATTGGCGGACAGCCTGATGTAGGTCTCACAGTGAACGAGGATCTGATCATTACCGAGGTTCGTAAGGGATCTCTGGCTTACAGAACCGGCAGCCTAGCTCCAGGGGACAGGCTATTAGCTATAGACGGGCAAAAACTAGACCCTGGCGACCTCAGACAAGCCGCACAGCTGTTACATCGACCAGGGAACTCGGTTATCGCCCTGACCGTGAGGAAACCGGACCCTACCTCAGAAACCAG AGAGTACTGCAAGGAGTCCAGTATAGGAAGCGATTCGGTGCAACAGTATCCTTCAGGAATTCTTCGACCAGCTAGGGAGAGTCTACCTAGTGTAGACAGTGCAGTGGATTCTTGGGGAGAGCTAGGAGAAAACAGTGGGACAGGTCCGGAGATTCTGAGGCTTTGGGATACAGCTTCGGTGGATAGTGGTCAACTGGATGTACACATGCCTCCTTATCCTGG GCCACAGGAATGCAGCAACTCAGACAGGCCTCAACAGATAGTTCACGTCTCCTTACACAAGGACCCAGTATACGAGGACTTTGGCTTCTCCGTATCCGATGGTCTGTATGAGCGTGGAGTTTATATAAATCGTCTTCGGCCTGGAGGACCCTGCGATGGCGTTCTAAAACCTTATGACAGAATTCTGCGAGTAAACGAGGCCAGCACAGAAGATTGCGACTGTTGCTTGGCTGTTCCGTTGATCGCTGCGGCTGGTCCACGTTTGGACCTCACCGTAGCCCGACCGGTATCTCCTCCTAACATTATAAAAACTCTGTAA
- the LOC117154587 gene encoding solute carrier family 35 member E1 homolog isoform X2: protein MDDRRNSREVVTILFLCLLWYGISSSSNVVGKMLLSEFPYPMTVTMVQLTSITVYSGPFFNLWGVRKYSNDIPWGYYLRLIVPLALGKFLANVFSHVSIWKVPVSYAHTVKATMPFFTVFLSRIILKEKQTWKVYLSLVPIVVGVAVATLTELSFNMIGLLSALASTMAFSLQNIYSKKVLHDTRIHHLRLLLILGRLALILFSPIWLLYDLWRLIYNPVTGESADLSYYIICLLLLDGVLNWLQNIIAFSVLSIVTPLTYAVASASKRIFVIAVTLFVLGNPVTWLNIFGMTLAILGVLCYNKAKYDQRIEKESRTALPKYYDKDRNGSNSSFMGLF, encoded by the exons ATGGACGATCGGCGGAACAGCCGCGAAGTGGTCACCATATTGTTCCTGTGCCTGCTCTGGTATGGAATCTCGAGCAGCAGTAACGTCGTCGGCAAGATGCTGTTGTCGGAATTTCCTTACCCGATGACAGTAACCATGGTCCAGTTAACCTCCATCACCGTTTATTCAGGCCCGTTCTTCAATCTATGGGGCGTTAGAAAATATTCCAATGATATTCCCTGGGGATACTATCTACGGTTAATCGTACCACTCGCCCTGGGCAAATTCCTCGCGAACGTGTTCAGCCACGTCAGCATTTGGAAAGTGCCCGTCTCTTACGCTCATACTG TGAAGGCTACAATGCCCTTTTTCACGGTATTCCTCTCAAGAATCATACTGAAGGAAAAGCAGACTTGGAAAGTGTATCTTAGCCTAGTCCCAATCGTGGTAGGTGTGGCTGTAGCCACGCTTACAGAGCTCAGTTTTAATATGATTGGCTTGTTGAGTGCCTTAGCATCTACCATGGCATTCTCCTTGCAGAATATTTATTCTAAAAAG GTGCTACATGACACAAGAATACATCACTTGAGGCTTCTACTCATTTTGGGCCGCCTGGCACTGATATTATTTTCACCTATATGGTTATTATATGATTTGTGGAGGTTGATATACAATCCAGTTACTGGAGAATCTGCTGATTTAAGTTACTACATAATATGCTTATTACTATTAGATGGTGTGCTGAATTGGTTGCAAAATATCATCGCGTTTTCTGTACTGTCTATCGTTACCCCTTTAACTTATGCAGTGGCCAGCGCGAGTAAACGTATATTCGTAATCGCTGTAACTTTGTTCGTACTTGGGAACCCAGTGACGTGGTTAAACATATTCGGTATGACGTTGGCCATACTCGGTGTGTTGTGCTACAATAAAGCGAAGTATGATCAgagaatagagaaagagagTCGAACAGCGCTTCCGAAGTATTATGATAAAGACCGTAACGGCAGCAATAGTTCCTTTATG GGATTATTTTAA
- the LOC117154587 gene encoding solute carrier family 35 member E1 homolog isoform X1: MDDRRNSREVVTILFLCLLWYGISSSSNVVGKMLLSEFPYPMTVTMVQLTSITVYSGPFFNLWGVRKYSNDIPWGYYLRLIVPLALGKFLANVFSHVSIWKVPVSYAHTVKATMPFFTVFLSRIILKEKQTWKVYLSLVPIVVGVAVATLTELSFNMIGLLSALASTMAFSLQNIYSKKVLHDTRIHHLRLLLILGRLALILFSPIWLLYDLWRLIYNPVTGESADLSYYIICLLLLDGVLNWLQNIIAFSVLSIVTPLTYAVASASKRIFVIAVTLFVLGNPVTWLNIFGMTLAILGVLCYNKAKYDQRIEKESRTALPKYYDKDRNGSNSSFMVNGWTGKKHQLLAV, from the exons ATGGACGATCGGCGGAACAGCCGCGAAGTGGTCACCATATTGTTCCTGTGCCTGCTCTGGTATGGAATCTCGAGCAGCAGTAACGTCGTCGGCAAGATGCTGTTGTCGGAATTTCCTTACCCGATGACAGTAACCATGGTCCAGTTAACCTCCATCACCGTTTATTCAGGCCCGTTCTTCAATCTATGGGGCGTTAGAAAATATTCCAATGATATTCCCTGGGGATACTATCTACGGTTAATCGTACCACTCGCCCTGGGCAAATTCCTCGCGAACGTGTTCAGCCACGTCAGCATTTGGAAAGTGCCCGTCTCTTACGCTCATACTG TGAAGGCTACAATGCCCTTTTTCACGGTATTCCTCTCAAGAATCATACTGAAGGAAAAGCAGACTTGGAAAGTGTATCTTAGCCTAGTCCCAATCGTGGTAGGTGTGGCTGTAGCCACGCTTACAGAGCTCAGTTTTAATATGATTGGCTTGTTGAGTGCCTTAGCATCTACCATGGCATTCTCCTTGCAGAATATTTATTCTAAAAAG GTGCTACATGACACAAGAATACATCACTTGAGGCTTCTACTCATTTTGGGCCGCCTGGCACTGATATTATTTTCACCTATATGGTTATTATATGATTTGTGGAGGTTGATATACAATCCAGTTACTGGAGAATCTGCTGATTTAAGTTACTACATAATATGCTTATTACTATTAGATGGTGTGCTGAATTGGTTGCAAAATATCATCGCGTTTTCTGTACTGTCTATCGTTACCCCTTTAACTTATGCAGTGGCCAGCGCGAGTAAACGTATATTCGTAATCGCTGTAACTTTGTTCGTACTTGGGAACCCAGTGACGTGGTTAAACATATTCGGTATGACGTTGGCCATACTCGGTGTGTTGTGCTACAATAAAGCGAAGTATGATCAgagaatagagaaagagagTCGAACAGCGCTTCCGAAGTATTATGATAAAGACCGTAACGGCAGCAATAGTTCCTTTATGGTAAATGGATGGACTGGAAAGAAGCACCAATTGCTTGCAGTCTAG